The following coding sequences are from one Eucalyptus grandis isolate ANBG69807.140 chromosome 11, ASM1654582v1, whole genome shotgun sequence window:
- the LOC104426502 gene encoding uncharacterized protein LOC104426502: MGDSSSSYIRMVHHLIEECILFKMSKEECMEALSKHANIEPVITSTVWKELEKENKEFFEAYARSMREEERGSRAETRQRIQKMLSDASKLHDTQHR; the protein is encoded by the exons ATGGGggactcttcttcttcatacaTCCGAATG GTGCACCACCTGATAGAGGAGTGCATACTCTTCAAAATGAGCAAAGAAGAGTGCATGGAGGCTCTCTCCAAACATGCAAACATCGAGCCCGTCATCACTTCCACAG TGTGGAAGGAGCTGGAGAAAGAGAACAAGGAGTTCTTCGAGGCCTACGCGAGGAGCATGAGGGAGGAGGAGCGGGGCTCGCGAGCGGAGACGAGACAGAGGATCCAGAAGATGCTCTCCGATGCCTCCAAACTACACGACACCCAACATCGCTAA